The nucleotide sequence TTCTGTTCTGCATGAAAATAATTATACTTCACATACGCTGTAACGTTTTTATTTTCAAGCATTTCGTAATTCTCCTCACTTCCGTATCCCGCATCGGCAACCACTTCTTTGCTTTGTTTTTTGTAAGCATTTTCAAAACCATCGAGATGCGATTCCAAAGTCGTGGTATCCCCCGGTTTTTGATGGATGGAAACGTGGGTAATAAACTGGTTTTCAGTTGAAATCTGCGTATTATAGGCAGGTTTAAGTTGTCCGTTTTTCATGTGATCTTCCTTCATCCGCATAAAAGTAGCATCGGGGTCGGTTTTGCTGTACGAATTCCTATCGCCTAAAGTTTCTAGGTCTTTTTCGTATTTTTCTAATTTTGGAAGATGCTCATCCTGAAGTTTTTGTAGCTCTTTTGCCTGTTTTTTGGTAGGTTCTTTTAGTTTTTTGTTCAATTCAGATAACTTCTCTTTTAGTTCTTCGGAATTGATTTTTTTGGGCAGTTCTTCCTTGTTAAGTTCTTGATTATCTGATTGAATACTGTTTTCAATATCTGAAAGAATCGTATTGATTTTAACTTCTAATTTTTCTTTGTACTTTTCCACAGAACCCCGCCAAACGAAGGTGTATTTATTGGATTTTGCCTCTATTTTTGTGCCGTCAATATACTGAACATCAAGGCTGATGTAGCCCAATTCTACCAGCATTTTCACCACTTCGGCAAACAAATCTTTGATTTTCTCCTTCAAAATTTTCCCTCTAAATTCGTTGATGGTTCTAAAATTTGGCGTAGAATTTCCCGAAATGTACATAAAATGAATGTTTTCGGTAAGGGCTTTGGCGATTTTTCTACACGAATAAACGTTGGACAAATAGCTGTAAAACAACACTTTAATCATCATTCTCGGATGATATGCAGAGCAACCTCCGCCTAAGTAAAGATTTGTAATATCGCTGATATCCAATTGATTAACTACCGAATCCACCAACCGAACGGGGTGGTCTTCTGGAATCAAATCAAAAATATTGATAGGGAAAAGTTCTGGAGAGTTGCCTGTTTGATTTTTAAATGTTACCTTAGCCATAGTTGGGTTTTTTGTTCAACTCTAAAATACGAATTTTTTAGAGAAAACACAACAAAAAAAGGGCTGCCCAAACTTTTTGGACAGCTTCTTTTTTATCCTTTTTTATTCTAAGAAAAACACAATGGTACTCACCACTCTTGCTTTTTGCATATAAGGTTCTTTGGGGCTTTCCGAAGGTTCAGCGCCTTCGCCATCGTAATATCTATAATTACCCACAATAGAAATTTGTCCTTGTGAGGCCGTTTTTATTTTTCCCAATTGCGCCTGCGAGTCGTTTGCAAATTGCTCCCCTGCAATCCGGGCGTTTTTTGTACTTTCTGCTATTAACTTTGGCTTTATCGTGTTTAGTTCGGGAAAGGTGTATGCAACATATATTTTTGATGTTAGATCTTTACTAATTAAATCAAGCTCTATTTTCGATGCTTTACTTTCCAGTTCTTCTACTTCATTAGATTTTATTGAAAGGCTTTGTGCGGCTGTGTATCGATCAATTTTAATTTGAACTTCTTTGCCATCACGCCATTCGCTGGAATAGTATGTTTGGCGATCGGTAACATTCAAATTGTTCACTTTTATTGCATCTTTTGCATATCCAATACTTTCCAAATAAGTTATAACGTTGTTCTTTTTAACCTCTGTTTGGTTGATAACGCCTTTTAAATCATCGCCCGAAAACGAAAAACTTAGTGTAACCCAAGCAGAAGTGGCTTTCATTTCCATTTCTGCGAGTCCTTTTACGGCTACAACGCGGTCTTTGTCGCTAAATGTTTTAAGTCCTTTAAATATAAAAAAGCCTAACAAAAAAAGACCTATTATAATGGACACGCTTAGAATTACTGCTTTTGATATACTTTTGTTTTCCATGATTTTCCTGA is from Paenimyroides aestuarii and encodes:
- a CDS encoding IS1182 family transposase, whose protein sequence is MAKVTFKNQTGNSPELFPINIFDLIPEDHPVRLVDSVVNQLDISDITNLYLGGGCSAYHPRMMIKVLFYSYLSNVYSCRKIAKALTENIHFMYISGNSTPNFRTINEFRGKILKEKIKDLFAEVVKMLVELGYISLDVQYIDGTKIEAKSNKYTFVWRGSVEKYKEKLEVKINTILSDIENSIQSDNQELNKEELPKKINSEELKEKLSELNKKLKEPTKKQAKELQKLQDEHLPKLEKYEKDLETLGDRNSYSKTDPDATFMRMKEDHMKNGQLKPAYNTQISTENQFITHVSIHQKPGDTTTLESHLDGFENAYKKQSKEVVADAGYGSEENYEMLENKNVTAYVKYNYFHAEQKKKMENNPFLVQNLFYNQEQDFYVCPMGQRMENIGKGKRISSNGHESQVSYYQAKNCNNCPLRGECFNAKGNRKIEVNHRLNELKHKAKTLLTSQEGLQHRSKRPIEVEAVFGQLKSNNKFNRFTFKGLEKVELEFLLMALGHNFRKMVAVAVEGRKTVFKRRIFGSKLVIFVEFRCYQRSLFQEKQKINFIDDVEKLVV
- a CDS encoding SIMPL domain-containing protein, producing the protein MENKSISKAVILSVSIIIGLFLLGFFIFKGLKTFSDKDRVVAVKGLAEMEMKATSAWVTLSFSFSGDDLKGVINQTEVKKNNVITYLESIGYAKDAIKVNNLNVTDRQTYYSSEWRDGKEVQIKIDRYTAAQSLSIKSNEVEELESKASKIELDLISKDLTSKIYVAYTFPELNTIKPKLIAESTKNARIAGEQFANDSQAQLGKIKTASQGQISIVGNYRYYDGEGAEPSESPKEPYMQKARVVSTIVFFLE